A region of the bacterium genome:
CCGAGCAAGGCGAAGGTGGACAGGTAGCGCGCATCCACCGAGGGTGTCTGTGTCGCCACCGGGACGGTGCCGCCGAAGGTCAGCCCCGTGCTCGTCAGCAGTGTGATCGTGTGGGGCTCGCCTTCGACCCATGGGTAGGGGATCGTCACCGTGCGGCGCTCCAGGCGGCCGATGCGCCGGTCGCCGTCCAGCGTGTGGACCCAGGCGGCGTCGTCCACCAGGACCTGGGCGATCGTCACCGCCTCGGGCCCGCCGTTCACCACGTTCACCACGATCTCGCCGGGCCGCGGTAGCGTGATGCGTTCGATGGTGAGCTCTTCGACCGGGGGGAACGCTCGCTGGAAGACGCCCGCCGGGCCGACCCGCAGGAACGCGACCACGGCCGCCGCGAGCAGGACGAGCGGTGCGATGCCCTTCACCCATGTCGGGAGCGTGGCCGCGCGCCGCTCGCCGCGTCCGGCCACGACCCGAACGGGCGCGTCAGACATCGAGGTCCTCCCGGACATCGAAGATCCCCATCCAGCCCGATTCCGCGAACTCGCTCTGGTGCGCGTGGAACATGAACGGCCCCGGATGCCGGTACGTGAACTCGAGCACCGCGCGCTCGCCCTGACAGAGCATCACCGTGTCCGTCCACTCGTAACGCTCCAGGTCCGTTCCCGTCCGGTAGAGGCGGAAGAAGTTCCCGTGGAGGTGGAACGAGTTGATGAGGTCGAACTCCGTGACGTTGACCAGGTAGATGCGGTTCAACTCGCCCAGCCGGATCGGGATGGGGTGCCGCTGATAATGGAAGGCGACGGTGTTGACCGCGTACACCTCGTTCTCGTTGTCGAAGTTCGTGTCGAACGCGTTCATCACCATCACCATCTCGCGTGCCGGCGGCCGGCCCTGCCTGGGGTCGATCAGGAACACCCCGTAGAGACCCTTGTGGATGTGCCGCTTGAGCGGGGCCGTGTGGCAGTGGTAGAGGTGCAGCCCGAACGGCTCGGCATCGAACTCGTACACGTAGTGCTGCCCCGGCTCCACGATCTCGAACACGCCGTCCATGTCCGCCGGGTGGATGCCGTGGAAGTGGATCGTGTGCGGATGGGAGCTGGCGTTGATGAAGCGGACCCGCACGCGGTCGCCCTCGGTGCAACGGATCGTGGGCCCCGGCACCTGGCCGTTGAACGTCCATGCCGGGAAGTAGACTCCGGGTGCGACCTCGATCTCGCGGTCCACGGCCACCAGGTCGTACTCCCGGAGCACCTGCCCTGAAGGGAGCCGCGACACGCGCCCCGTGTCGAAGTGGGTGAGGAACGCGGTGGGGTCGAACAGGTCCCTCTGCACGTCGCCGACGGTGGCGAGCGCCTCGTGCGGCCCGTGCGCCGATGCGTCGTCCTGGCTCGCCCGCGCGCCCGTGCCGCTCAGCCCCAGCGCGCTCCCGGCCACCGCGAGCCCTGCCGCCCCCGCCAGTCCGGTGCGCAGCAGGTCTCGGCGGCTCATCGTGGTCTCCCGTGCGTCGGCGGTCGTGGGGCTGGGAAAGGTGCCGGGGTCGTCCCCTCGTGGGCGTTCCGGAGCCATGTCTGCCTCCTGCCGTCGCTGGGTCCGG
Encoded here:
- a CDS encoding copper oxidase codes for the protein MSRRDLLRTGLAGAAGLAVAGSALGLSGTGARASQDDASAHGPHEALATVGDVQRDLFDPTAFLTHFDTGRVSRLPSGQVLREYDLVAVDREIEVAPGVYFPAWTFNGQVPGPTIRCTEGDRVRVRFINASSHPHTIHFHGIHPADMDGVFEIVEPGQHYVYEFDAEPFGLHLYHCHTAPLKRHIHKGLYGVFLIDPRQGRPPAREMVMVMNAFDTNFDNENEVYAVNTVAFHYQRHPIPIRLGELNRIYLVNVTEFDLINSFHLHGNFFRLYRTGTDLERYEWTDTVMLCQGERAVLEFTYRHPGPFMFHAHQSEFAESGWMGIFDVREDLDV